A region of Argentina anserina chromosome 5, drPotAnse1.1, whole genome shotgun sequence DNA encodes the following proteins:
- the LOC126793549 gene encoding pentatricopeptide repeat-containing protein At1g74750-like, protein MAQNLLRAKHIGNLSSSARSIFISGSRCSATEGNSCTSSEDENCVPQRQQTRHRGLLAQKTSSIVSKPSARAGILISGDAVKVTDSRKSESVDQTTSIKQVTAPTPFERSDTVRYDSNVDAIQKDVISSPPSTEQFVKAGVAAVNFLSDIVSYKIPLSDGMGVFSLPKNTMVRSSVGVSSVNSSNVKQVNREHVIDVHPKPSTEIAAASECTKNHQGSKGNVDKSSYVRGLNYVPYTRTDDPAVAHNVQTPETRDRRALPRKSKAQPNHYVSDFNSNVQIPDADTTRVGSKGSSKPIREMKMPTGIAPFNRQFMHNGNVVQNVSHILQQLKWGPSAEAALRNLKCSMDAYQANQILKQLPDHSVALGFFNWLKRQAGFRHDGHTYTTMVGILGRARQFGAINKLLNQMVDEGCQPNVVTYNRLIHSYGRANYLKDAMNVFSQMQEAGCEPDRVTYCTLIDIHAKSGFLDIALGLYDRMQKAGLSPDTFTYSVMINCLGKAGHLAAADRLFCEMVDHGCVPNLVTYNIMIALQAKARNYDTALKLYRDMQGAGFQPDKVTYSIVMEVLGHCGYLEEAEALFSEMKWKNWVPDEPVYGLLVDLWGKAGNVQKAWDWYHTMLRAGLRPNVPTCNSLLSAFLRVHRLSDAYNLLQSMVGLGLNPSLQTYTLLLSCCTEAQSPYDMDFCCELMAVSRHPAHTFLLSMPSAGPDGQNVREHMGSFLDLMHSEDRESKRGLVDAVVDFLHKSGLKEEAGFVWEVAAQKNVYPDAVKEKGSCYWLINLHVMSDGTAVTALSRTLAWFRQQMLISGVCPNRIDIVTGWGRRSRVTGTSMVRHAVRELLHMFSFPFFTENGNSGCFVGCGESLNRWLLESYVERMHLI, encoded by the coding sequence ATGGCACAAAATTTGTTGCGAGCAAAGCATATAGGTAACCTCTCAAGTAGTGCTAGGTCAATTTTTATTAGCGGTTCACGATGTAGTGCAACAGAGGGAAATTCATGCACTTCCTCTGAAGATGAAAACTGTGTCCCACAAAGGCAGCAAACAAGACATAGAGGTCTTCTTGCCCAAAAAACATCAAGCATCGTATCTAAACCTTCTGCGAGGGCAGGAATTTTAATTTCAGGAGATGCAGTTAAAGTGACAGATTCTCGTAAATCCGAGAGTGTTGACCAGACAACTTCTATAAAGCAAGTGACTGCCCCCACACCTTTTGAGAGATCAGATACCGTAAGGTATGATAGCAACGTTGATGCCATTCAGAAGGATGTCATCTCTTCACCTCCTTCTACAGAGCAATTTGTTAAGGCTGGTGTTGCAGCTGTCAATTTTTTGTCAGATATAGTGAGTTATAAGATTCCTTTATCGGATGGAATGGGAGTGTTTAGTTTGCCGAAAAATACCATGGTTCGTTCTAGCGTGGGAGTCTCCAGTGTCAACTCATCAAATGTGAAGCAGGTAAATAGAGAGCATGTCATTGATGTTCATCCAAAACCATCTACGGAAATAGCAGCAGCTTCAGAGTGTACAAAGAATCATCAGGGATCAAAAGGAAATGTTGATAAATCCAGTTATGTTCGAGGGCTAAATTATGTTCCATATACCAGGACAGATGACCCAGCAGTGGCCCACAATGTACAGACTCCAGAAACACGTGACAGAAGGGCTTTGCCACGAAAATCAAAAGCTCAGCCAAACCACTATGTTTCagatttcaattccaatgTACAGATTCCAGATGCAGACACTACAAGGGTTGGCTCTAAAGGTTCCAGTAAGCCCATAAGAGAGATGAAAATGCCAACAGGGATTGCTCCATTTAACAGGCAGTTTATGCACAATGGGAATGTTGTCCAAAATGTTTCTCACATACTGCAACAGCTTAAATGGGGCCCTTCTGCAGAGGCAGCTCTCAGAAATCTTAAATGTTCAATGGATGCATACCAGGCAAACCAAATTTTGAAACAACTTCCAGACCATTCTGTTGCACTCGGATTTTTTAATTGGTTAAAACGACAAGCAGGATTCAGGCATGATGGGCACACGTACACCACAATGGTTGGCATCCTTGGTCGTGCCAGGCAGTTTGGTGCCATCAATAAATTGCTTAATCAGATGGTGGATGAAGGATGTCAACCAAATGTTGTGACATATAACCGTTTGATTCATAGTTACGGTCGTGCAAACTATTTGAAAGACGCAATGAATGTGTTCAGTCAAATGCAAGAAGCAGGGTGTGAGCCTGACCGTGTCACCTACTGTACACTAATTGACATCCATGCAAAATCTGGTTTTCTTGATATCGCCCTTGGACTGTATGATAGGATGCAAAAGGCTGGTCTTTCGCCTGACACATTTACTTATAGTGTTATGATCAACTGCCTCGGGAAAGCTGGCCATTTAGCTGCTGCTGACCGGTTGTTCTGTGAAATGGTGGATCATGGTTGTGTTCCCAATCTGGTCACCTATAATATCATGATAGCTTTGCAGGCCAAAGCAAGGAACTATGACACTGCTCTGAAGCTCTACCGTGATATGCAGGGTGCTGGATTTCAGCCGGATAAAGTGACTTATAGCATAGTAATGGAGGTGCTTGGTCACTGCGGGTATCTTGAGGAGGCAGAAGCACTTTTTAGTGAAATGAAATGGAAGAATTGGGTACCTGATGAACCTGTTTATGGCCTTTTAGTTGATTTGTGGGGCAAGGCTGGTAATGTGCAAAAAGCGTGGGATTGGTATCACACAATGCTCCGTGCTGGTTTGCGTCCTAATGTGCCTACATGCAATTCTCTGCTCAGTGCATTTCTTAGGGTGCACCGTTTGTCTGATGCCTATAATTTGTTGCAGAGCATGGTGGGCTTAGGTCTGAACCCTTCTTTGCAGACATATACCTTGCTTCTCAGTTGTTGCACAGAAGCCCAATCACCGTATGACATGGATTTTTGCTGTGAGCTCATGGCTGTCTCACGCCATCCTGCTCATACATTCCTACTGTCTATGCCATCAGCAGGACCCGATGGCCAAAATGTGAGAGAACATATGGGCAGCTTCTTGGATCTGATGCATAGTGAGGATAGAGAAAGCAAGAGGGGTCTTGTAGATGCAGTAGTGGATTTCCTTCATAAATCAGGGCTCAAGGAGGAGGCTGGTTTCGTCTGGGAGGTGGCTGCGCAGAAGAATGTTTATCCAGACGCTGTCAAAGAGAAGGGCTCATGCTATTGGCTGATAAACCTACATGTTATGTCTGATGGTACTGCTGTGACAGCACTATCAAGAACACTTGCTTGGTTTCGCCAACAAATGCTTATATCCGGTGTTTGTCCAAACCGGATTGATATTGTGACAGGATGGGGGCGGCGGAGTAGGGTTACAGGAACCTCTATGGTGAGGCATGCAGTGCGGGAACTGTTGCACATGTTTAGTTTCCCGTTTTTCACTGAGAATGGGAATTCTGGCTGCTTTGTAGGATGTGGGGAGTCTCTTAATAGATGGTTGCTTGAATCTTATGTGGAGCGGATGCATTTGATATAA